A single region of the Kocuria rosea genome encodes:
- a CDS encoding C-terminal helicase domain-containing protein — MERELNGLKDFQRRTVEYAHRRLWEDEDSSRRFLVADEVGLGKTLVARGLIAKTIDHLWESQDVDRIDIVYICSSQQIAAQNIRTLDVADYGISKVDRLTMLPTQVRNLAANKVNLLSLTPGTSFNISQSGGRSEERVLVQHMLAQVLGEHVVERPEWLAFFCGTKRTQNYAAEVAGFNPGTIDAEILERFRLAVRRDPGLGHRLEETAAEFSSVTGNPDWPLSHRRYRLIGKLRSLVAQASVDALEPDLVILDEFQRFKSLLHEDTEMSELADAVFNHESARVVLLSATPYSMYSVPEEGVGDDHYGDFLKTYRFLTGASRDALAGERGDDGFTAVGSVTALQTGLRRMRDAALADDVEDGTAAAAHVTELLRAVMCRTERLAASPDRDGMLVEKPLPPARPTADDVRALRRLHEVAQEVGSHRDVLEYWRVAPYVLQFMDGYDLKQKALLHVETDATGFAERSLAGAQRLRGEEIERYAPVDPANGRLRWLLSDLDAYGFADVPWIPASLPYYAVPETSPFHRATTTGLTKRLIFSAWNVAPKSIAAMTSYHVERKHHRPEDAHAYSDRHSYLLRWRKSPDGRLASMPLLPLVLPLTVLGAAGDPVAAARELGTAQAPLHNVRAVVRAKVETLLADLPTGHAEGRGSEQWYWAAPLFLEKAHSPELFKISLDSLKWANHADDERDGGKTSALALHIARAREIDEHFLADLGPRPDDLADVLTDLALAAPATAAERALCSAVPACVRADAVWRSVRIALGLRTLLDARTVAPMLRGWAGESAPQWRNVLAACLEGNLQAVLDEYFHVLDEASRIGSVAPIDRLQALTEALVDAAQSGGSISFDEIVPDGDSHRVERRRLRADAAARFGRVESDQGVRADTSLRDGFNSPFWPFVLASTSIGQEGLDFHRYCHAVVHWNLPNNPVDMEQREGRVHRYKGHAVRKNVAKEFAAAVLDDKAEASPWDALFAAGERARPDGESEIYPYWVCQTEGGAKIERYVPQAPLSTERIKHKNLLRALGLYRMALGQPRQEEFLQVIGKDAESRDLGWMRLDLGPC; from the coding sequence GTGGAACGGGAACTGAACGGGCTCAAGGACTTCCAGCGCCGCACCGTCGAGTACGCCCACCGCCGGCTGTGGGAGGACGAGGACTCCAGCCGCCGCTTCCTGGTGGCCGACGAGGTCGGCCTCGGCAAGACGCTCGTCGCACGGGGTCTCATCGCCAAGACCATCGACCACCTCTGGGAGTCGCAGGACGTCGACCGGATCGACATCGTCTACATCTGCTCCAGCCAGCAGATCGCCGCTCAGAACATCCGCACGCTGGATGTCGCCGACTACGGCATCTCCAAGGTGGATCGGTTGACGATGTTGCCCACGCAGGTGCGCAACCTCGCGGCGAACAAGGTCAACCTGCTCAGCCTCACCCCGGGCACGTCCTTCAACATCAGCCAGTCCGGCGGGCGCAGCGAGGAGCGCGTGCTGGTCCAGCACATGCTCGCCCAGGTCCTCGGCGAGCACGTGGTGGAGCGGCCGGAGTGGCTGGCCTTTTTCTGCGGGACCAAGCGGACGCAGAACTACGCGGCCGAGGTGGCAGGCTTCAACCCCGGCACTATCGACGCCGAGATTCTCGAGCGCTTCCGGCTCGCTGTTCGCCGGGACCCAGGACTGGGCCACCGGCTCGAGGAAACCGCCGCCGAGTTCTCTTCGGTGACCGGCAATCCGGACTGGCCGCTCTCGCACCGTCGCTACCGCCTGATCGGGAAGCTGCGGAGTCTGGTCGCCCAGGCCTCCGTCGACGCCCTGGAGCCGGACCTCGTGATCCTCGACGAGTTCCAGCGCTTCAAGAGCCTCCTGCACGAGGACACGGAGATGTCCGAGCTCGCCGACGCGGTCTTCAACCACGAGAGCGCCCGTGTGGTGCTGCTCTCCGCCACGCCCTACAGCATGTACTCCGTCCCGGAGGAGGGCGTGGGCGACGACCACTACGGCGACTTCCTCAAGACCTACCGCTTCCTCACCGGGGCGTCGCGCGACGCGCTCGCGGGGGAACGGGGCGACGACGGGTTCACCGCGGTCGGCTCGGTCACCGCTCTGCAGACCGGCCTCCGCAGGATGCGGGACGCGGCCCTGGCTGACGACGTGGAGGACGGCACCGCCGCCGCTGCACACGTCACCGAGCTGCTGCGCGCCGTGATGTGCCGTACCGAGCGCCTGGCGGCGTCCCCAGACCGGGACGGCATGCTCGTCGAGAAGCCGCTGCCGCCGGCCCGGCCCACGGCCGACGACGTGCGGGCCCTGCGCCGGCTGCATGAGGTCGCCCAGGAGGTCGGCAGCCACCGCGATGTCCTGGAGTACTGGCGCGTAGCACCCTACGTCCTGCAGTTCATGGACGGCTACGACCTCAAGCAGAAAGCGCTCCTGCACGTCGAGACGGACGCGACCGGCTTCGCGGAGCGGTCGCTCGCCGGCGCGCAGCGGTTGCGCGGCGAGGAGATCGAGCGCTACGCCCCGGTCGATCCCGCCAACGGCCGGCTGCGGTGGCTGCTGTCTGACCTGGACGCCTACGGCTTTGCCGACGTTCCCTGGATCCCCGCCTCCCTGCCGTACTACGCCGTGCCCGAGACCAGTCCTTTCCACCGGGCGACGACGACGGGCCTCACCAAGCGGCTGATCTTCTCCGCCTGGAACGTCGCACCGAAGTCCATCGCCGCGATGACCAGCTATCACGTGGAGCGGAAGCACCACCGGCCCGAGGATGCTCACGCCTACTCCGACCGGCACAGCTATCTGTTGCGTTGGCGGAAGTCCCCGGACGGCCGCCTCGCCAGCATGCCGCTGCTGCCGCTCGTGCTGCCGCTGACCGTCCTCGGCGCCGCAGGCGATCCCGTGGCCGCCGCCCGGGAGCTCGGCACGGCGCAGGCGCCACTGCACAACGTGCGCGCGGTAGTGCGGGCCAAGGTCGAGACTCTGCTGGCCGACCTGCCTACAGGGCATGCCGAAGGGCGGGGGAGCGAGCAGTGGTACTGGGCAGCTCCGCTGTTCCTGGAGAAGGCGCACTCCCCGGAGCTCTTCAAGATCTCGCTGGATTCGCTCAAGTGGGCCAATCATGCGGACGACGAGCGCGACGGTGGCAAGACGTCCGCACTCGCCCTGCACATCGCGCGAGCTCGTGAAATCGACGAGCATTTCCTCGCCGACCTCGGCCCGCGGCCGGACGACCTGGCCGATGTGCTGACCGACCTCGCGCTCGCCGCGCCGGCTACCGCGGCAGAGCGGGCTCTGTGTTCAGCAGTGCCCGCGTGCGTCCGGGCGGATGCGGTCTGGCGCTCGGTGCGCATCGCCCTCGGTCTGCGCACCCTGCTGGACGCCCGTACTGTGGCACCGATGCTGCGCGGCTGGGCCGGCGAGTCGGCACCGCAGTGGCGCAACGTGCTGGCGGCCTGCCTCGAGGGAAACCTCCAGGCAGTGCTGGACGAGTACTTCCACGTCCTCGACGAAGCCTCCCGGATCGGCAGCGTCGCCCCGATCGACCGGCTCCAAGCACTGACCGAGGCCCTGGTAGACGCCGCGCAGAGCGGTGGCTCCATCTCCTTCGACGAGATCGTTCCCGACGGGGACTCCCATCGAGTGGAGCGCCGACGCCTGCGGGCCGATGCCGCTGCCCGCTTCGGCCGCGTGGAGAGCGACCAGGGCGTCCGCGCGGACACCAGCCTCCGGGACGGCTTCAACTCGCCCTTCTGGCCGTTCGTGCTGGCCTCCACGAGCATCGGCCAGGAGGGCCTGGACTTCCACCGGTACTGCCACGCCGTCGTCCACTGGAACCTGCCCAACAACCCGGTGGACATGGAGCAGCGGGAGGGACGCGTGCACCGGTACAAGGGGCATGCCGTGCGCAAGAACGTGGCGAAGGAGTTCGCTGCCGCAGTGCTCGACGACAAGGCCGAGGCCAGTCCGTGGGACGCTCTTTTCGCGGCGGGAGAGCGGGCACGCCCGGACGGTGAGAGCGAGATCTACCCGTACTGGGTCTGCCAGACCGAAGGCGGAGCGAAGATCGAGCGCTACGTCCCGCAGGCGCCACTGAGCACGGAACGGATCAAGCACAAGAACCTGCTCCGCGCCCTGGGTCTCTACCGCATG
- a CDS encoding phospholipase D family protein has product MSLGPEDRKLLTDALEPPPGMELDRAVTTTYSLDLVALLLVPLTFAAIDQRGSEEGPGDPDQGVDPVALLESVRRYADRLTVLVQAGGIAVPAKYRPMLTYLENSLLQVAVPETGGVFHPKVWVLRFRDAEENCVHRVLVLSRNLTFDNSWDTILVLDESDDPRENLLPGGELADYLSTTASWAVAPGLSAERREEFADLHASLREVSFAAPAGFKGAAWVARTGERSVHSRSLWDDVTGGVHAQDRATRALVISPFLDTSLADLVDRCGKVRLLSRAESLDALGDLGDRVETFVLDPSADLDATEEEASERSAGPMAAGRLAGLHAKIYFVERGHSTTLYVGSANATRGGFGRNAEFGVRLIGRKGLIDDIWTGAHGNLGLSAVCQPYDPKPPDETAIARQRAERELERFHAALAGAGLRLDAAEDADDTYTLDASLSGAVDEPESVTTTVRLLSLPAQERTLSEELTWTRVDASRITPLLCVRSRIAVGDVVVERSAVLVADLHGAPEDRSARVLAELLKTPEDVLRYLAFLLGDVALSLALRFGATTGAAAFFGAGGTGHSAEVVLFEPLMRAAVQGNADALGRIDRLVGELRTVEALHLLPDGLEELVTVVREAVTTS; this is encoded by the coding sequence ATGAGCCTGGGACCCGAGGACCGCAAGCTCCTCACCGACGCGCTCGAGCCGCCGCCCGGCATGGAGCTGGACCGTGCCGTCACCACGACCTACTCCCTGGACCTCGTGGCCTTGCTGCTCGTACCGCTGACCTTCGCCGCGATCGACCAGCGGGGGAGCGAGGAAGGGCCTGGGGACCCGGACCAGGGCGTCGATCCCGTGGCGCTGCTGGAGTCGGTGCGCCGCTACGCGGACCGGCTGACCGTGCTCGTGCAGGCGGGCGGCATCGCGGTGCCGGCCAAGTACCGGCCGATGCTGACCTACCTGGAGAACTCCCTTCTTCAGGTGGCCGTTCCCGAGACCGGGGGAGTGTTCCACCCCAAGGTCTGGGTGCTGCGCTTCCGCGACGCCGAGGAGAACTGCGTCCACCGGGTGCTCGTGCTCAGCCGCAACCTGACCTTCGACAACTCCTGGGACACCATCCTGGTCCTCGACGAGTCCGACGACCCACGGGAGAACCTGCTGCCCGGCGGAGAGTTGGCGGACTACTTGTCCACCACCGCCTCCTGGGCCGTTGCCCCCGGACTGAGCGCCGAGCGGCGGGAGGAGTTCGCCGACCTGCACGCGTCGCTGCGCGAGGTCTCCTTCGCGGCGCCTGCCGGGTTCAAGGGCGCCGCGTGGGTCGCCCGCACGGGCGAGCGCTCCGTGCACTCCCGCTCCCTGTGGGACGACGTGACCGGCGGAGTCCACGCCCAGGACCGCGCCACCCGTGCCCTGGTGATCTCTCCCTTCCTCGACACCTCGCTCGCCGACCTCGTCGATCGGTGCGGGAAGGTCCGGCTGCTCTCTCGCGCCGAGAGCCTCGACGCCCTCGGCGATCTGGGAGACCGGGTCGAGACCTTCGTCTTGGACCCCTCGGCGGATCTGGACGCCACCGAGGAGGAGGCCAGCGAACGCAGCGCGGGACCGATGGCGGCCGGCCGGCTGGCCGGACTGCACGCCAAGATCTACTTCGTGGAACGAGGCCACAGCACCACCCTGTACGTCGGCTCGGCCAACGCCACCCGCGGCGGCTTCGGCCGCAACGCCGAGTTCGGCGTCCGGTTGATCGGACGCAAGGGGCTCATCGACGACATCTGGACCGGCGCCCACGGCAATCTCGGCCTGTCCGCGGTCTGCCAGCCCTACGACCCGAAGCCGCCGGACGAGACCGCGATCGCCCGGCAACGGGCCGAGCGGGAACTCGAGCGCTTCCACGCCGCCCTCGCCGGTGCCGGGCTGCGCCTCGACGCCGCCGAGGACGCCGACGACACGTACACGCTCGACGCCTCCCTCAGCGGCGCGGTCGATGAACCGGAGAGCGTCACGACGACCGTTCGCCTGCTCTCGCTGCCCGCCCAGGAGCGGACGCTGAGTGAGGAGCTGACGTGGACGCGCGTCGACGCCTCGCGGATCACGCCCCTGCTGTGCGTGCGCAGTCGCATCGCGGTGGGGGACGTCGTCGTCGAGCGCTCTGCGGTGCTGGTCGCGGACCTGCACGGCGCGCCGGAGGACCGGTCCGCGCGCGTGCTCGCCGAGCTGCTGAAGACTCCGGAGGACGTGCTTCGCTACCTGGCGTTCCTGCTCGGTGACGTCGCCCTCTCCCTGGCCCTGCGCTTCGGCGCCACCACGGGCGCGGCGGCCTTCTTCGGGGCCGGCGGCACCGGGCACAGCGCCGAAGTGGTCCTGTTCGAGCCCCTCATGAGGGCCGCCGTGCAGGGTAACGCCGACGCCCTCGGGCGCATCGACCGGCTCGTCGGGGAGCTCAGGACCGTGGAGGCCCTGCATCTGTTGCCGGACGGGCTGGAGGAGCTTGTCACTGTGGTCCGCGAGGCGGTGACCACTTCGTGA
- a CDS encoding DUF6361 family protein, with product MTSLLSWLDTDSRQRDQAMAVLDAFRDRTTVDELGVGSIRDAITQQLFPGSSVLHTRARYLLFIPWLVADAMATKDADAAVADLRRGEIRLIDVLADSDDQQGLIGGQARADLRRMPSAMYWAALRNYGITTSRSSIAGLLRDGVAFTAETRRAPREADDEHGPALLRPGIDPHALLLRPQDWLQGTSFALAPAEADYLRGRIMTSHPESLYAWFLREEVEVGTARDFVWEHPRAGEFPAAMAAWVEHGRAFSVLNRGAVLLYNLQLAEASEDVERTERYRADLLEWRALVDSPDGLRNWNLDAFWRLLSGGGARISRPTRTFVDRWHELVVSGTGIVDDDGARELIAHRERSLKGPRARLVNPSALNAWSGASALAQLQYNWPTARRILNDIQAGARVEVFA from the coding sequence TTGACCTCTCTACTGTCCTGGCTCGACACCGATTCCCGCCAGCGTGATCAAGCCATGGCTGTCCTCGACGCGTTCCGGGACAGAACCACCGTGGACGAGCTCGGGGTCGGCAGCATCCGCGACGCCATCACCCAGCAGCTGTTCCCCGGTTCCTCGGTCCTGCACACCCGGGCCCGGTACCTGCTGTTCATCCCGTGGCTCGTCGCCGACGCCATGGCGACCAAGGACGCCGACGCGGCCGTCGCCGACCTGCGGCGGGGCGAGATCCGGCTCATCGACGTGCTGGCCGACAGCGACGACCAGCAGGGGCTGATCGGCGGGCAGGCCCGGGCCGATCTGCGGCGCATGCCGTCGGCCATGTACTGGGCGGCGCTGCGCAACTACGGCATCACCACCAGCCGCTCCTCGATCGCCGGCCTGCTCCGGGACGGCGTGGCCTTCACTGCAGAGACCCGGAGAGCGCCGCGTGAGGCCGACGACGAGCACGGGCCTGCGCTGCTCCGTCCCGGCATCGATCCCCATGCGCTCCTCCTCCGTCCGCAGGACTGGCTGCAGGGGACGAGCTTCGCCCTCGCCCCGGCCGAGGCGGACTACCTGCGCGGGCGGATCATGACCTCGCACCCGGAGAGCCTCTACGCCTGGTTCCTGCGCGAGGAGGTCGAGGTCGGGACCGCCAGGGACTTCGTTTGGGAGCACCCGCGGGCCGGCGAGTTCCCGGCCGCGATGGCCGCGTGGGTCGAGCACGGCCGAGCGTTCTCCGTGCTCAACCGCGGGGCCGTCCTGCTCTACAACCTCCAGCTCGCCGAGGCCTCCGAGGACGTGGAGCGCACCGAGCGGTACCGCGCGGACCTCCTCGAGTGGCGCGCCCTCGTCGACAGCCCTGACGGTCTGCGGAACTGGAACCTCGATGCCTTCTGGCGACTGCTCTCCGGAGGAGGTGCCCGGATCAGCCGCCCCACACGCACGTTCGTGGACCGGTGGCACGAGCTCGTCGTCTCTGGGACGGGGATCGTCGACGACGACGGCGCCCGCGAGCTCATCGCCCACCGCGAGCGCTCGCTCAAGGGCCCGCGCGCCCGACTCGTGAACCCGAGTGCACTCAACGCCTGGAGCGGCGCTTCGGCGCTGGCGCAGCTGCAGTACAACTGGCCGACCGCCCGGCGGATCCTCAACGACATCCAGGCCGGCGCCCGCGTGGAGGTCTTCGCATGA
- a CDS encoding IS30 family transposase produces MRLRAEGLSRAQAAARVGVDKRRAQDWDKGIRQFYGGRVYPDGRVVRYGQAGILANVKTPRTAYTRGVPDDLQRLERPISDRYLSLEEREQIHDLHVRGDSVRAIARVLNRAPSTIGRELTRNTATAAGYLPYAAHRLAVARRPRPRQGKLQVLAVLRGYVATGLDQKWSPEQISHRMVIDFPADPRMRVCTETIYQAIYAPDRTGLTRAAAPVLRCRRAARRPRRDPARRRSRFVEPMVPITDRPAEAEDRTVPGHWEGDLILGTLSGSAIGTLVERATRYVTLVHLAHDHTAETVRDGLIATVNQWPPGLRRSLTWDQGAEMSHHASLRRATGIDVFFCDAASPWQRGSNENMNGLLRQYFPKSTNLSAHTVEDLHNVARELNSRPRKSLGWATPTERLRALLEPG; encoded by the coding sequence CTGCGCCTGCGCGCCGAAGGCCTCAGTCGCGCCCAGGCCGCGGCCCGCGTCGGCGTGGACAAGCGCCGCGCCCAGGACTGGGATAAGGGCATCCGGCAGTTCTACGGCGGCCGGGTCTATCCCGACGGTCGGGTGGTGCGGTACGGGCAGGCCGGAATACTGGCAAACGTGAAGACACCGCGCACCGCGTACACGCGAGGAGTCCCGGATGACCTGCAACGGCTCGAGCGCCCAATCAGTGACCGGTATCTCAGCCTCGAAGAGCGGGAGCAGATCCACGACCTGCACGTGCGCGGGGACTCGGTCCGGGCCATCGCCCGGGTTCTGAATCGGGCGCCGTCGACGATCGGGCGGGAGTTGACCCGCAACACCGCCACCGCCGCCGGGTACCTGCCCTACGCCGCGCACCGTCTGGCCGTGGCCCGCCGGCCGCGGCCACGACAAGGAAAGCTGCAGGTCCTGGCGGTGCTGCGCGGCTACGTTGCCACGGGACTGGACCAGAAGTGGTCGCCGGAGCAGATCAGTCACCGGATGGTCATCGACTTCCCGGCCGATCCCCGGATGCGAGTCTGCACGGAGACGATCTACCAAGCGATCTACGCCCCCGACCGCACCGGGCTGACGCGTGCTGCGGCGCCGGTGCTACGTTGCCGGCGCGCCGCCCGCAGGCCACGGCGCGACCCGGCCCGACGCAGAAGCCGGTTCGTGGAACCGATGGTCCCGATCACCGACCGCCCCGCCGAAGCCGAGGACCGCACCGTGCCCGGGCACTGGGAGGGCGATCTCATCCTCGGCACACTGAGCGGATCCGCGATCGGCACCCTGGTGGAGCGCGCCACCCGCTACGTCACTCTCGTGCACCTGGCCCACGACCACACCGCCGAGACAGTCCGGGACGGGCTCATCGCCACGGTCAACCAGTGGCCACCCGGGCTGCGCCGTTCCCTGACCTGGGACCAAGGGGCGGAGATGTCCCACCACGCCAGCCTCCGCCGCGCCACCGGCATCGACGTGTTCTTCTGCGACGCCGCCAGTCCCTGGCAGCGCGGATCGAACGAGAACATGAACGGTCTGCTCAGGCAGTACTTCCCGAAAAGCACCAACCTGTCGGCGCACACCGTCGAAGATCTCCACAACGTCGCCCGGGAGCTCAACAGCCGCCCTCGGAAATCCCTCGGATGGGCCACCCCGACCGAACGACTCCGTGCTCTACTGGAACCTGGCTGA
- the istB gene encoding IS21-like element helper ATPase IstB — MNTATTAPAAPPLPEDLAAVLKRMRMPYLRAAAPEVLATARSQRWDPTEVLRVLLAEEARGRDEATRAARRKAAGLPAGKTFASWREADSSIPVPTQSALATLEWVGRAENLAISGPSGTGKTHFVEALAHQVIDAGMRVSWFTLESLTAAIGRAGADGSIGKTIARITRAELIVVDDIGMLPSGQAAAEAFYRLVDATYERRSLAVTSNIHPAGFDTIMPKTLATAAVDRLLHHAHVIITEGTSLRLTEATAGRGVVPLN, encoded by the coding sequence ATGAACACGGCCACCACCGCCCCGGCAGCACCGCCGCTGCCCGAAGACCTCGCCGCGGTGCTCAAGCGGATGCGGATGCCCTATCTGCGCGCGGCCGCCCCCGAGGTGTTGGCCACCGCCCGTTCCCAACGGTGGGACCCCACCGAGGTCCTGCGGGTGCTGCTGGCCGAAGAGGCCCGCGGGCGTGATGAGGCCACTCGGGCCGCACGCCGCAAAGCCGCCGGACTGCCCGCCGGGAAGACCTTCGCCTCCTGGCGCGAAGCCGATTCCTCGATCCCGGTCCCGACCCAGTCGGCCCTGGCCACCCTGGAGTGGGTGGGGCGGGCGGAGAACCTCGCGATCTCGGGGCCTTCGGGCACGGGCAAGACCCATTTCGTCGAGGCCCTGGCCCATCAGGTCATCGACGCCGGGATGCGGGTCTCCTGGTTCACCCTCGAGTCGCTGACCGCCGCGATCGGCCGCGCCGGGGCGGACGGCTCGATCGGCAAGACCATCGCCCGGATCACCCGGGCCGAGCTCATCGTCGTGGACGACATCGGGATGCTGCCCTCGGGCCAGGCCGCCGCCGAGGCCTTCTACCGCCTCGTCGATGCGACTTATGAACGCCGCAGCCTCGCGGTGACCTCGAACATCCACCCGGCCGGGTTCGACACGATCATGCCCAAGACCCTGGCCACCGCCGCCGTGGACCGGCTCCTGCACCACGCCCACGTGATCATCACCGAGGGCACCTCGCTGCGGCTCACCGAGGCCACCGCCGGACGCGGGGTGGTCCCACTGAACTGA
- the istA gene encoding IS21 family transposase, translating to MKKSDREIMEILEAYDATGSAHSAAALAGVDPKTVRRYAAARDAGRPVTGPGRRPRMIDAYLPKIEEWVERSQGTVRADVVHARLVAVGFPGTERTTRRAVAQVKAVWRAGHRRTYRPWITEPGLWLQFDWGEGPKVPGADGVPRRTWLFCAWLAWSRFRVVIPVWDQTLPTLIGCLDATLALIGGVPTYVLTDNPRTVTVDHVAGVAVRHPQIVEAGRHYGTQVHTCVPYDPESKGGSESTVRIAKADLVPTEANLRAAYGSFAALEAACAAFCAKVNGRTHRETAKIPEHALAEEQRRLHVLPAAPHTTALGVTRTVGTDQTIRFGSVRYSTPPGLVGAEVWVRVAAEELVVVADLDTLPVAPGWAAGRAGLTEVARHRLSTPGNPRIDLAHYPDHPQDPTGAPRPPRPRARSAAEKDFLALGAGAHTWLIEASAAGATRIRAKMAAAVELAALIGAGPVDAALGIAAAAGRFSEGDLTAICDHQATGATAAGLVAADETHSAQPGTAAWATFGATTTTSTTTTTEETAR from the coding sequence ATGAAGAAGTCTGACAGGGAGATCATGGAAATTCTCGAAGCATATGACGCCACCGGCTCCGCGCACTCGGCCGCGGCCCTGGCCGGGGTGGATCCGAAGACGGTCCGCCGTTACGCCGCCGCCCGGGACGCGGGCCGGCCGGTGACCGGCCCGGGCCGTCGTCCTCGGATGATCGACGCCTACCTGCCGAAGATCGAGGAGTGGGTCGAGCGCAGCCAGGGCACAGTCCGCGCCGACGTCGTCCACGCCCGCCTGGTCGCGGTGGGGTTCCCGGGGACCGAGCGCACCACCCGCCGGGCCGTGGCGCAGGTGAAGGCGGTATGGCGGGCCGGGCACCGGCGCACCTACCGGCCCTGGATCACCGAGCCGGGTCTGTGGCTGCAGTTCGACTGGGGCGAAGGCCCGAAGGTGCCCGGCGCGGACGGGGTGCCGCGGCGCACGTGGCTGTTCTGCGCCTGGCTGGCGTGGTCACGGTTCCGGGTGGTGATCCCTGTATGGGACCAGACCCTCCCGACGCTGATCGGGTGCCTGGATGCGACTCTGGCCCTCATCGGCGGGGTGCCGACCTATGTGCTCACCGACAACCCGAGAACCGTGACCGTCGATCACGTGGCCGGGGTTGCGGTGCGCCACCCGCAGATCGTGGAAGCCGGCCGGCACTACGGCACGCAGGTGCACACCTGCGTGCCGTATGACCCCGAGTCCAAGGGCGGGTCGGAGTCCACGGTGCGCATCGCCAAGGCCGATCTGGTGCCCACCGAGGCGAACCTGCGCGCAGCTTACGGCTCCTTCGCCGCACTCGAGGCCGCCTGCGCGGCGTTCTGCGCCAAGGTCAACGGGCGCACCCACCGGGAGACGGCCAAGATCCCGGAGCACGCTTTGGCCGAGGAACAACGACGGTTGCACGTGCTGCCGGCCGCCCCGCACACCACCGCCCTGGGGGTGACCCGCACGGTGGGCACCGACCAGACCATCCGGTTCGGCTCGGTGCGCTACTCCACCCCACCGGGCCTGGTCGGGGCCGAGGTGTGGGTGCGGGTCGCAGCCGAGGAGCTGGTGGTCGTCGCCGACCTCGACACCCTTCCGGTGGCCCCGGGGTGGGCGGCCGGGCGTGCCGGGCTCACCGAGGTCGCCCGCCACCGCCTCTCGACCCCGGGCAATCCGCGGATCGACCTGGCCCACTACCCCGACCACCCCCAAGACCCCACTGGTGCCCCACGCCCGCCCCGGCCACGAGCCCGCAGCGCGGCGGAGAAGGACTTCCTGGCCCTGGGCGCCGGGGCGCACACCTGGCTGATCGAGGCCTCCGCGGCCGGGGCTACCCGGATCCGGGCGAAGATGGCCGCCGCGGTTGAGCTCGCCGCCCTCATCGGGGCCGGGCCCGTGGACGCCGCCCTCGGGATCGCCGCGGCCGCCGGGCGCTTCAGCGAAGGGGATCTGACCGCGATCTGCGATCACCAGGCCACCGGGGCCACCGCCGCCGGACTCGTGGCCGCCGACGAGACCCACTCCGCCCAGCCCGGCACCGCCGCCTGGGCCACCTTCGGCGCCACCACGACAACCAGCACAACCACCACAACCGAGGAGACCGCTCGATGA
- the drmC gene encoding DISARM system phospholipase D-like protein DrmC gives MASSEISTAENAPAFDLGRFLTGTEAKEVADRLASGATITMALNAVAPGRREVASDLLRRSGLGAVDRERTVLVLRALHGARSTATAVEPRWTMPGHLAQSGALTGSVSRLVEHARTSITCSTFNFQRSSILWKALGDATKRTELTVRVYLDTGAADTEPHEWSPTTQEVADHLRPATVLRTRTFDGTLVRNHAKFLIIDHRFLLVTSANLSKSAEWNNVEFGVYLDNANLAEMVESEMREVEGFLYELVHGSDLNPNLQ, from the coding sequence TTGGCTTCTTCGGAAATATCGACGGCTGAGAACGCGCCGGCCTTTGACCTCGGGCGCTTCCTGACCGGAACCGAGGCGAAGGAAGTGGCCGACCGCCTCGCGTCCGGTGCCACTATCACCATGGCCTTGAACGCTGTTGCACCCGGCCGGCGGGAAGTTGCCAGTGACCTGTTGAGGCGCTCAGGGCTCGGGGCCGTGGATCGCGAACGGACCGTGCTGGTCCTGCGGGCGCTGCACGGTGCACGTTCCACTGCAACTGCCGTTGAACCCCGTTGGACCATGCCTGGGCACCTGGCGCAGTCCGGCGCGTTGACGGGGTCCGTGTCTCGGCTAGTGGAACATGCTCGCACGTCTATCACGTGCTCCACGTTCAACTTCCAACGGTCATCGATACTGTGGAAGGCCTTGGGAGACGCTACCAAGCGCACAGAGCTCACCGTGCGGGTCTATCTCGATACCGGTGCAGCCGACACAGAACCTCATGAGTGGTCGCCTACGACTCAGGAGGTGGCGGATCACCTTCGCCCGGCCACCGTGCTGCGCACCAGAACATTCGACGGGACGCTGGTACGCAACCACGCCAAGTTCCTGATCATTGACCACCGATTTCTATTGGTGACCAGCGCCAATCTTTCCAAAAGTGCCGAATGGAACAACGTCGAGTTCGGGGTGTATTTGGACAATGCCAACTTGGCGGAAATGGTGGAATCTGAGATGCGAGAAGTCGAGGGCTTTCTATACGAGCTTGTACACGGTTCCGACCTCAACCCCAACCTGCAGTGA